The Xanthomonas sontii genome contains a region encoding:
- a CDS encoding alpha-E domain-containing protein: protein MLSRVADNLYWFSRYVRRAETTARLVGVGSLLQLDLPRSVRFAWRPMIDTVGAGEIFALWFPNAGDDVGDADVVRFLLLDERNPSSLRSSVQYARELLRSIRDTLPQEIWEAVNDLHLYIDANGERSVGRRYRMEFLGHVTDACLKVSGLLTANVSRDIGFQFLRLGTAIEQADMTTRIIDAGASGLITPRKADDREAYQAMQWMSVLRAQAAYQMYRRHVRQRVTGEQALRFLLQNNDFPRSVQFCLVRAQHILPTMPPRPPVERALMRISGLVRNADPAYLAAHNPAGFMDEIQTHLGHLHSAIAEAYFSS, encoded by the coding sequence ATGCTCTCGCGCGTCGCCGACAACCTCTACTGGTTCAGCCGCTACGTGCGCCGCGCCGAGACCACCGCGCGGCTGGTCGGGGTGGGCAGCCTGCTGCAGCTGGACCTGCCGCGCTCGGTGCGCTTCGCCTGGCGGCCGATGATCGACACGGTCGGCGCCGGCGAGATCTTCGCGCTGTGGTTCCCCAACGCCGGCGACGACGTCGGCGACGCCGACGTGGTGCGCTTCCTGCTGCTGGACGAGCGCAATCCGTCCTCGCTGCGCAGTTCGGTGCAGTACGCGCGCGAACTGCTGCGCAGCATCCGCGACACCCTGCCGCAGGAGATCTGGGAAGCGGTCAACGACCTGCACCTGTACATCGACGCCAACGGCGAGCGCAGCGTCGGTCGCCGTTACCGCATGGAGTTCCTGGGCCACGTGACCGACGCCTGCCTGAAGGTGTCCGGGCTGCTGACCGCCAACGTCAGCCGCGACATCGGCTTCCAGTTCCTGCGCCTGGGCACGGCGATCGAACAGGCCGACATGACCACGCGCATCATCGATGCCGGTGCCTCGGGCCTGATCACCCCGCGCAAGGCCGACGACCGCGAGGCCTACCAGGCCATGCAGTGGATGAGCGTGCTGCGCGCGCAGGCCGCCTACCAGATGTACCGCCGCCACGTGCGCCAGCGCGTCACCGGCGAGCAGGCGCTGCGCTTCCTGCTGCAGAACAACGATTTCCCGCGCAGCGTGCAGTTCTGCCTGGTCCGCGCCCAGCACATCCTGCCGACCATGCCGCCGCGGCCGCCGGTGGAGCGCGCGCTGATGCGCATCAGCGGGCTGGTGCGCAATGCCGATCCGGCCTACCTGGCCGCGCACAACCCGGCCGGGTTCATGGACGAGATCCAGACCCACCTCGGCCACCTGCACAGCGCCATCGCCGAGGCCTACTTCAGCTCCTGA